The DNA sequence GTAACGGACCCCCACTTGGGCGGCCAAGTTGCAGACCACATCAAAGTTCTCTTCCCCAAAAATTTTTGATAGAGAGTTGCTATCATCAAGAGATGATCTGACAAATGTAAAATGTTCACCGTGAGCAGTGCTTTGCACTTTTTTCGAAAACATCTGGGCTTCTTTCTCAGGAATGCCCAATTGGCTCAATCGATCGAGCTTCAATTGTGGATCGTAGTAATCGTTGATGTTGTCAAGACCGACAACCACATACCCTTTGGCCAACAAGAGCTTGCATAAGTGAAGACCAATAAAACCTGCTGCTCCAGTGACCAATATTTTCATTTGCAGCTATATTTCATAAAGTCGAAAATTCCTAAAAATGAGTCGTAAGCTTTTATGATTGTCCAATTTTATAAAAATGAAAGCCCATTTCGGTCATTTCATCTTTGTCCAATAAACGCCTACCATCAAAAACAAAAGCTGGCTTGAGCATGTTGGAATGTACTTTTTTCCAATCGTAGTCCTTGAATTCATCCCATTCTGTCAATATTGCAATGGCATGGGCGTCTTTTGTAGCCTCGATTGGGTTTTTGGCTACTTTTAAAAGCCGTCTGTTCTCTTCGGGGCCACGGGTCTCAAGATAATCTAAATCGGCGTATATGTTTTCTTCAGATACTTTTGGGTCGTACACCACGACATTTGCCTCTTCATCAAGTAGCGCATCGGCCACATATATGGCAGCTGATTCACGGGTATCATTGGTGTCTTTTTTAAAGGCCCAACCATAAAAAACTATTTTCTTACCAGATACGGTATTATAAAGTGTGGTGACAATATTGTCGGCAAATCTGCGCTTCTGGTAATCGTTCATAATGATTACTTGCTCCCAATAATCCGCAACCTCTTGTAGACCAAAGCTTTTGGCAATATAGACAAGGTTCAGAATATCTTTTTGAAAGCAAGAACCACCAAATCCGACAGAAGAGTTCAAAAACCTCGATCCGATTCTGCTGTCAAAACCAATGGCCCGCGAAACCTCGGCCACATTGGCATCAGTCTTTTCACAAAGGGCAGAAATGGAGTTGATCGAAGATACCCGTTGTGCCAAAAAGGCGTTGGCCACTAGTTTTGACAATTCTGATGACCAAACATTGGTTTGAAGAATACGTTCTTTGGGCAACCAATGCTCATAGACCCAACTCAACGTATCTTTTGCTTCCTTTCCTGAAGGAGTTTCATCTCCACCGATAAGTACCCTATCGGCATTAAGTAAATCTTCGATAGCCGTACCTTCTGCCAAAAACTCAGGGTTTGATAAAATTTCAAACCTGACCCCTTTTCCCGTATTGTCTAGAATACTTTTCAAAGCTTCAGCAGTGCGTACGGGAAGTGTTGATTTTTCAACCACTATTTTATCTTCTTGGGCCACTTTGGCAATATTGCGCGCGCAGAGTTCTATGTTTTTAAGATCAGCGGCTTGCCCTTTGCCCTTGCCATATGTTTTTGTGGGTGTATTTACAGAAATAAAAATCATTTCGGCTTCGTCGATACCCTTGTCAACATCAGAAGAAAAGAAAAGATTTTTGCCCCTTGTTTCTGCCACGATTTCTTTTAGGCCAGGTTCATAGATGGGAAGATTGTCTAGGTTCTCATCATTCCACTGAGCAATTCTTTTCGCATTTAAATCTACCACAGTAACCTGTATCTCTGGACATTTATAGGCTATCACAGACATGGTCGGTCCGCCGACATAACCTGCGCCAATGCAACAAATCTTGCTTATTTTCTTCATCATATTGGTTTTGAGAGTGCAAAGATTAAAAAAATATAAGTGGCGGGCACAAGCTTACTGAACAAAATATACAGTCTTACAAACAAATGGTACAAGAAATGTATGCGCACAGAAATTCTTTTCTATCTCCGTTCATTTAATCGATATTTTTAAGGGTTTAACGATTATTGGGTATGCAAGCCGCGTTGATGGTTATTTTTGACCATGATATTTACTAAAGAACCCAAATTTTGATGACCAAGACCCGTATATGGTTATCCTCTCCACATATGGGAGGCACTGAAGAACGCTATGTCAAAGAAGCTTTTGACACCAATTGGGTGGCGCCTCTAGGCCCAAATGTTACTTCGTTTGAAAAATCACTCGAAGACTACATTGACGGTAATCTTCACGTAGCGGCCCTTAGTTCTGGTACAGCTGCCATTCATTTGGCCCTTGAGATTTTAGGAGTTTCCCATGGTGATGAAGTCATCTGCCAGAGCATGACATTCTCGGCATCTGCCAACCCGATTACCTATTTGGGCGCAACCCCAGTTTTTGTCGACAGCGAAAAAGTAACATGGAACATTTCACCAGAACTTCTCGAAAAGGCTATATTGAACAGGATTTCAGCGGGAAAAAAGCCTAAAGCCATTGTTGCGGTACATCTGTATGGAATGCCTTATCAAATTGAGGAAG is a window from the Muricauda sp. SCSIO 65647 genome containing:
- a CDS encoding nucleotide sugar dehydrogenase, whose amino-acid sequence is MKKISKICCIGAGYVGGPTMSVIAYKCPEIQVTVVDLNAKRIAQWNDENLDNLPIYEPGLKEIVAETRGKNLFFSSDVDKGIDEAEMIFISVNTPTKTYGKGKGQAADLKNIELCARNIAKVAQEDKIVVEKSTLPVRTAEALKSILDNTGKGVRFEILSNPEFLAEGTAIEDLLNADRVLIGGDETPSGKEAKDTLSWVYEHWLPKERILQTNVWSSELSKLVANAFLAQRVSSINSISALCEKTDANVAEVSRAIGFDSRIGSRFLNSSVGFGGSCFQKDILNLVYIAKSFGLQEVADYWEQVIIMNDYQKRRFADNIVTTLYNTVSGKKIVFYGWAFKKDTNDTRESAAIYVADALLDEEANVVVYDPKVSEENIYADLDYLETRGPEENRRLLKVAKNPIEATKDAHAIAILTEWDEFKDYDWKKVHSNMLKPAFVFDGRRLLDKDEMTEMGFHFYKIGQS